Proteins from a genomic interval of Sphingobacterium sp. SYP-B4668:
- a CDS encoding RluA family pseudouridine synthase → MINPPSFHLFKKDLSGIEIPERFTFPFCYTPHPLSIIASEELQHYINHQQDWSHNFGLGDNIGQQVIGKMFGVLVVRDENGMLGYLCAFSGKLAGKNDHPHFVPPVFDMLTKDSFFLQEETVINALNSRINDLEQNTIGSHLRDSLQQLNTQAVQEVTALKNKLKNQKVDRKQQRAKAADILTPAEYQHFEADLIKQSLRDKHILSVLQTKWATRISEAQHQVDQYVSKLNDLKNERKARSAALQNRLFEQYVFLNGTGETKNIRNIFWEFNQSVPPAGAGECAAPKLLHYAFSHRLTPIAMAEFWWGDSPTSEIRQHQNYYPACKGKCEPILTHMLKGMMIEDNPLLALPVQQSELSVVYEDDDMAVMDKPAELLSVPGITIEDSVYSRIKILFPHAEGPLIVHRLDMSTSGLLLIAKTKQAHKVLQQQFIDHTIEKRYIAVLDGQIEPNEGIIDLPLRVDLDDRPRQVVCYQYGKRALTKFKILERTKGKTRILFYPITGRTHQLRVHAAHRLGLNTPIVGDDLYGKKAHRLHLHAAYISFLHPTNKSQMSFDLPAPF, encoded by the coding sequence ATGATTAATCCCCCATCTTTTCATTTATTTAAGAAAGACCTATCAGGTATAGAAATTCCCGAGCGTTTTACTTTCCCCTTTTGCTATACTCCCCATCCACTGAGTATAATTGCTAGTGAAGAATTACAACATTACATCAATCATCAACAGGACTGGAGCCATAATTTTGGCCTGGGAGATAATATAGGCCAGCAAGTTATCGGTAAAATGTTTGGTGTGCTCGTCGTCAGGGACGAAAATGGCATGTTGGGGTACTTATGTGCCTTTTCTGGAAAATTGGCGGGAAAAAACGATCACCCACACTTTGTTCCTCCTGTCTTTGATATGTTGACAAAAGACAGTTTTTTCCTTCAAGAGGAAACGGTTATCAATGCATTGAACAGCCGAATCAACGATCTAGAGCAGAACACCATAGGGAGTCATTTAAGAGATTCTCTCCAGCAGCTGAATACGCAAGCCGTTCAAGAGGTGACTGCATTAAAAAATAAGCTAAAGAATCAGAAAGTCGACCGAAAACAACAAAGAGCCAAAGCCGCAGACATTTTGACGCCTGCTGAGTATCAGCATTTTGAAGCCGACCTAATTAAACAGTCCCTGCGCGACAAACACATACTATCCGTATTGCAAACAAAGTGGGCTACCAGAATAAGTGAAGCCCAACATCAGGTGGATCAATACGTAAGCAAACTAAATGATTTAAAAAATGAACGTAAAGCAAGATCTGCGGCATTACAAAACCGTCTATTTGAGCAATATGTTTTTTTAAATGGTACTGGCGAAACCAAAAACATCCGAAACATCTTTTGGGAATTCAATCAATCCGTCCCCCCTGCAGGAGCTGGTGAATGTGCGGCACCAAAATTACTCCATTATGCTTTTAGCCACCGATTGACACCGATTGCTATGGCCGAATTTTGGTGGGGAGACTCTCCTACCTCAGAGATTCGTCAACACCAGAACTATTATCCGGCATGTAAAGGAAAGTGTGAACCTATTCTTACACACATGCTCAAAGGAATGATGATAGAAGATAATCCACTGCTGGCCTTACCTGTTCAACAATCGGAGCTTAGCGTGGTGTACGAAGATGACGATATGGCTGTCATGGATAAGCCTGCAGAGCTTTTGTCCGTTCCGGGTATTACTATCGAAGATTCTGTATACAGTCGCATCAAGATACTATTCCCACATGCTGAGGGTCCATTGATCGTGCATCGCTTGGACATGTCCACCTCTGGCTTGCTGTTGATAGCGAAGACCAAGCAGGCACACAAGGTATTGCAACAACAATTCATTGACCACACCATTGAAAAAAGGTATATCGCGGTCTTAGACGGTCAGATCGAACCAAATGAGGGTATCATCGACCTCCCTCTTCGTGTTGACCTAGACGATAGACCTAGGCAGGTTGTATGCTACCAATATGGAAAGCGAGCACTTACCAAGTTTAAGATTTTGGAGCGTACGAAGGGAAAAACGCGCATATTATTCTATCCCATTACAGGGCGTACGCACCAACTGCGCGTTCACGCAGCACATCGCTTAGGTCTTAATACACCTATCGTTGGGGATGATTTATATGGCAAAAAAGCACATCGCCTGCATTTGCATGCCGCATACATCTCTTTCCTGCACCCCACCAACAAATCACAAATGTCCTTTGATCTTCCAGCACCTTTTTAA
- a CDS encoding D-2-hydroxyacid dehydrogenase, with product MRILANDGIDPIGKKLLEDAGFEVDTTHIPQEELAEKLNSYDAITVRSATKVRQALIDACPNIKVIGRGGVGMDNIDVDYARSKGIAVVNTPAASSLSVGELVFAHLLNGVRFLYDSNRKMPVEGNTNFAGLKKAYAKGVELRGKTIGIVGFGRIGRETAKIALGLGMDVIYSDLFEGPQTLPLTLSGGIQVDIPVKQVEVDELLKTSDFISLHVPFTDKPVIGKEEFPLLKDGVALVNASRGGVIDELALVEALDSGKVSFAALDVFDNEPTPRAEIIKHPKISLTPHIGAATNEAQERIGEELANLIIENLKK from the coding sequence ATGAGAATATTAGCAAATGACGGTATCGATCCAATCGGAAAGAAATTGTTGGAAGATGCAGGATTTGAAGTAGATACCACTCATATTCCTCAAGAAGAATTAGCTGAGAAATTGAATAGCTACGATGCAATTACAGTACGTAGTGCGACAAAAGTAAGACAAGCACTTATTGATGCATGTCCTAATATCAAAGTAATAGGCCGTGGTGGCGTTGGGATGGACAATATTGATGTCGATTATGCACGTTCGAAGGGCATTGCAGTTGTCAATACACCTGCCGCGTCATCACTATCAGTTGGAGAGCTTGTATTTGCTCACCTACTTAATGGTGTTCGTTTTCTGTATGATTCTAATCGTAAGATGCCTGTCGAAGGAAATACCAATTTTGCAGGTCTGAAAAAAGCATATGCAAAAGGCGTAGAGCTTAGAGGTAAGACCATTGGTATTGTTGGTTTCGGACGTATCGGTCGAGAGACCGCGAAGATTGCTTTGGGACTTGGGATGGATGTTATCTATTCCGATTTGTTCGAAGGACCTCAAACACTACCTTTGACATTGTCCGGCGGTATTCAAGTGGACATTCCTGTGAAGCAAGTAGAGGTGGACGAATTGTTGAAAACTTCTGATTTTATTTCCCTGCACGTGCCTTTTACGGACAAGCCGGTAATAGGTAAAGAGGAGTTCCCATTATTGAAAGACGGTGTAGCATTGGTGAATGCTTCTCGTGGAGGTGTAATCGATGAACTTGCTTTGGTCGAAGCATTGGATTCTGGCAAGGTCTCTTTCGCAGCACTAGATGTTTTTGATAACGAACCCACGCCTAGAGCAGAGATTATTAAGCACCCTAAGATTTCCTTGACACCTCATATCGGAGCTGCGACCAACGAGGCGCAGGAACGAATTGGCGAGGAACTCGCCAACCTGATTATTGAAAATCTGAAGAAGTAG
- the serC gene encoding 3-phosphoserine/phosphohydroxythreonine transaminase yields MKHNFGAGPCILPKEVFQEAAQAVIDFNNTGLSILEISHRSKDFEAVVVETERLVRELLNVPHGYSILFLQGGASTQFAMIPMNLLPEGGKAAYFDTGVWATKAAKEAKRIGQVDVIASSSDQNYSYIPKNIEVPTDAAYFHYTTNNTIYGTEVFEIPKSTAPVVADMSSDILSREINVADYGLIYAGAQKNMGPAGVTLVIVKDELLGKTGRTLPAIFDYDSHIKGGSMYNTPPVYSIYVSMLNLRWLKAKGGIAVIEQENIVKARALYDEIDRNSLFKGTAAKEDRSRMNVTFVMNNPALEAEFLEFAKERGHIGIKGHRSVGGFRASLYNALSITSVNALVDTMQEFEEKHK; encoded by the coding sequence ATGAAACACAATTTTGGAGCAGGGCCATGTATTTTGCCAAAGGAGGTTTTTCAAGAGGCTGCACAAGCCGTTATCGATTTCAATAATACAGGATTGTCAATTTTAGAGATTTCGCACCGTTCCAAAGATTTTGAAGCCGTAGTTGTAGAAACTGAGCGATTGGTTCGTGAATTACTAAATGTACCGCACGGATATTCTATCCTATTTCTTCAAGGTGGAGCCAGCACACAGTTTGCGATGATTCCGATGAATCTACTTCCAGAAGGAGGGAAGGCAGCCTATTTTGATACGGGTGTCTGGGCGACAAAGGCAGCGAAAGAAGCGAAGAGAATTGGTCAAGTAGACGTCATTGCCTCTTCGAGCGATCAAAACTATAGCTATATACCTAAAAATATCGAAGTACCCACTGATGCAGCTTATTTCCACTATACCACCAACAATACCATCTATGGTACAGAGGTGTTCGAAATACCGAAGTCTACCGCGCCAGTTGTCGCGGATATGTCTTCTGATATTTTGAGTCGTGAGATCAATGTTGCTGACTATGGTTTGATTTATGCAGGAGCTCAAAAAAATATGGGCCCCGCAGGCGTTACACTAGTCATTGTTAAAGACGAGCTGCTTGGTAAGACAGGACGGACACTGCCTGCAATCTTTGACTATGATTCACATATTAAAGGCGGGTCCATGTACAATACCCCTCCCGTCTATTCCATATATGTCTCTATGCTGAACCTTCGTTGGTTAAAGGCTAAAGGTGGAATTGCCGTTATCGAGCAAGAGAATATTGTTAAAGCACGTGCTTTATATGATGAAATCGACCGTAACTCTTTATTCAAAGGGACAGCGGCAAAAGAAGACCGTTCACGTATGAACGTAACCTTTGTCATGAACAATCCAGCGTTGGAAGCTGAGTTTTTGGAGTTTGCAAAAGAAAGAGGTCATATCGGTATCAAAGGACACCGTTCTGTTGGCGGATTTAGAGCGTCGTTATACAATGCTTTGAGCATCACCTCAGTCAATGCATTGGTTGATACCATGCAGGAGTTTGAAGAAAAACACAAATAG
- a CDS encoding Dps family protein: protein MKINIGIKADHLAKVSEALNILLADESVLYVKTRNAHWNVEGSDFHAVHLFFEAQYGQLAETIDDIAERIRSLGHYAVGTMKQYLEITHLSESTPGKNDSESYMKELLADHESIVMYIRGLVDEFEEKYGDSGSSDFVTALLEQHEKMAWMLRAHLS, encoded by the coding sequence ATGAAAATTAACATTGGAATTAAAGCGGATCATTTGGCAAAGGTATCAGAAGCCTTAAACATTCTTTTGGCCGACGAGAGTGTGCTGTATGTTAAGACCAGAAATGCACACTGGAATGTGGAAGGGAGTGACTTCCATGCTGTTCATTTATTTTTTGAAGCACAGTATGGCCAGCTTGCCGAGACCATTGATGACATTGCTGAGCGAATCCGTTCACTTGGACACTATGCTGTAGGTACCATGAAACAATATCTAGAGATTACACATCTATCGGAATCTACCCCCGGCAAGAATGATAGTGAGAGTTATATGAAAGAGCTATTGGCCGATCACGAATCTATCGTCATGTATATTCGGGGTTTGGTGGATGAGTTTGAGGAAAAATATGGAGATAGCGGCAGCTCGGATTTCGTTACGGCTTTATTGGAACAACACGAGAAAATGGCTTGGATGCTTAGAGCACATTTAAGCTAA
- a CDS encoding aldo/keto reductase, which translates to MNKITLGQSTLEIVPIVFGGNVFGWTLDEQQSFEILDAYVDKGFDAIDTSNQYSHWVPGNTGGESETIIGKWLKKSGKRDQVVLMTKVGGRFAENPTPNTSKAHILKQVDLSLKRLQTDYIDLYQTHYDDEVTPVEETLEAYDELVKAGKIRWIGASNISPERLLRSLEVSRQYNYPIYQTLQPEYNLYSRAKYETEYEQIAQDHQLGVLTYYSIASGFLTGKYRSEDDFNQSARSEGVKKQYWNERGQRIVSALGEIADTYKTSATAVALAWLVARPSVAAPIVSATKIAHLDPFVSALQLQLSTEALDKLNMASQYI; encoded by the coding sequence ATGAACAAAATAACCTTAGGACAATCTACTCTCGAAATAGTCCCCATTGTTTTTGGAGGAAATGTCTTTGGATGGACGTTGGATGAACAACAGTCCTTTGAGATACTAGATGCCTATGTAGACAAAGGGTTTGACGCCATCGATACCTCTAATCAATACTCCCATTGGGTGCCGGGTAATACCGGAGGAGAGTCCGAAACGATTATCGGAAAATGGTTGAAAAAATCAGGAAAGAGGGATCAGGTCGTTTTGATGACCAAGGTAGGAGGTCGGTTTGCCGAGAATCCCACACCCAATACATCCAAGGCACATATATTAAAACAGGTCGATCTTTCCTTGAAAAGATTGCAGACGGATTATATCGATCTCTATCAAACGCATTATGATGACGAAGTCACACCCGTGGAAGAGACTTTGGAGGCTTACGACGAATTGGTCAAAGCTGGCAAAATAAGATGGATAGGAGCCTCTAATATTTCTCCTGAACGACTCCTGCGTTCTTTGGAAGTGAGCCGTCAGTACAATTACCCCATCTATCAGACACTTCAACCCGAGTATAATTTATATAGTCGAGCGAAATATGAAACCGAATATGAACAAATTGCACAAGACCACCAGCTAGGTGTGCTGACCTATTATTCCATTGCAAGTGGGTTTTTGACGGGAAAATATAGAAGTGAAGATGACTTTAATCAATCTGCACGAAGCGAGGGCGTTAAAAAACAATATTGGAACGAGCGCGGACAACGCATTGTCTCTGCATTGGGAGAAATAGCCGATACTTATAAAACCAGCGCCACGGCAGTTGCTTTAGCCTGGTTGGTTGCTAGACCCTCTGTAGCCGCTCCAATAGTGAGTGCAACAAAGATTGCTCATCTTGACCCTTTTGTCTCTGCCCTTCAATTACAATTAAGTACAGAGGCTTTGGACAAATTGAATATGGCGAGTCAATACATTTAA
- a CDS encoding DUF5686 family protein, with amino-acid sequence MKTVMKEIFTKRIINRLLFMMVLFMSTTSLFGQQILLKGRVLDIETRKPVGFATIAVIGAPAGNSTSTNENGEFSLKINGSFTKFRVTYLGYESQDIMINPTNSENLTINLVPEENMLDEVVVKAKKSKYKNKDNPAVELIRKVIANKEKNRLEAQEYAEYQQYEKLSMALSNLSEKFKNRKVFKQYQFLFEKDDSIKTENRYVLPAYIEEKLSQVYQRKSPKKTKQYILAEQKAQFDPKFVDNDGLSNYFNRLYEDIDIYENNISLVTNQFLSPIAGSSPTFYKFFITDTIKTETPYLVELSFFPRNKADMLFKGKLYITLDGNYAVRKAELSVADGINLNFVRDMAVELDFTKDQNNRFYLTSSSLAMDFSLSDKGVGIKGQRTVSYENFKTGVVQPDSVYGGPDVVVVKSNTSANTEDYWEAHRPIPLKTNESSIYHNIDSLQLMPSFKRFMDIAALLLSGYKQAGPVEIGPVNTFYSFNPVEGLRLRIGGRTTESLSKRFFAESYAAYGFKDEKWKYFLSGTYSLNNKSVYTFPMHYIRASFQRDTKIPGQNLEFVQEDNFLLSFKRGENERYLYNDIYRLEYKREFENNLSYTAGFTKWKQQPAGILTYQMIGDNGESKIFNALNTTEVSVGLRWAPHEQYYQGKLYRTPIFNKYPIFTLNYTGGFKGMLDGEYNYHNFTAGVFKRFYLSQLGYADVNMEGTYIAGNEIPFPLLTIHRANQTYAYQLNSFNLMNFMEFVSDHSASANIQYYMNGFILNKIPLIKKLKWREVFSFKAVYGGLRDENNPAFTNKVFTFQKNEEGVPISYTFADGRPYMEASVGLSNIFKILRVDAVKRLNYLDQPDAPTWGVRARIKFDF; translated from the coding sequence ATGAAAACTGTTATGAAAGAGATTTTTACCAAACGCATCATAAATAGGCTCCTTTTTATGATGGTGCTATTTATGAGCACCACTTCGCTATTTGGTCAACAAATCCTTCTGAAGGGCAGAGTGTTGGATATTGAAACCCGAAAACCTGTTGGCTTTGCTACTATTGCGGTGATTGGTGCTCCAGCGGGCAACAGCACTTCAACCAATGAAAATGGGGAGTTTAGTTTAAAGATTAACGGGAGTTTCACCAAATTTAGAGTTACTTACCTCGGTTATGAGTCGCAAGACATTATGATCAATCCGACAAATTCGGAAAATCTGACTATCAATCTCGTTCCGGAGGAAAATATGTTGGATGAAGTCGTCGTAAAAGCAAAGAAATCCAAGTATAAAAATAAGGATAATCCTGCGGTAGAATTAATTCGCAAGGTCATTGCAAACAAAGAAAAGAATCGTTTGGAAGCACAGGAGTACGCTGAATATCAGCAGTACGAAAAGTTATCTATGGCGCTCAGTAACCTTTCTGAAAAATTCAAAAATAGAAAGGTTTTTAAGCAATATCAATTCCTTTTTGAGAAAGATGACTCTATAAAAACCGAGAATAGATACGTATTACCGGCCTATATTGAAGAAAAACTATCCCAAGTATATCAACGCAAAAGTCCTAAAAAGACCAAACAATACATTTTGGCTGAGCAGAAGGCACAGTTCGACCCCAAATTTGTGGACAACGACGGTCTAAGCAACTATTTCAATAGACTGTATGAGGATATTGACATCTATGAGAACAACATCTCGTTGGTGACCAATCAATTCCTAAGTCCCATTGCGGGTTCTTCTCCTACGTTCTACAAATTCTTTATTACCGATACGATTAAAACGGAGACTCCTTACTTGGTCGAACTCAGCTTTTTTCCTCGGAATAAGGCGGATATGCTATTCAAAGGAAAATTATACATTACACTAGATGGCAACTATGCTGTTCGCAAAGCTGAGCTTTCGGTTGCGGATGGAATAAACCTCAACTTTGTACGGGATATGGCGGTAGAACTTGACTTCACGAAAGATCAAAATAATCGCTTTTACCTAACATCAAGTTCGCTTGCCATGGATTTTTCGCTGTCTGACAAAGGTGTGGGCATCAAGGGTCAGCGTACTGTTTCATATGAAAACTTCAAGACGGGTGTTGTGCAACCGGACAGCGTGTACGGAGGTCCGGATGTAGTAGTTGTTAAGTCAAATACAAGTGCTAATACGGAGGATTATTGGGAGGCGCACCGTCCTATACCACTGAAGACGAATGAGTCGAGCATCTATCACAACATCGATTCACTGCAACTCATGCCGTCGTTCAAACGGTTTATGGACATTGCTGCGCTTTTACTGTCGGGATACAAACAGGCAGGTCCAGTAGAAATCGGCCCTGTCAATACATTTTATAGCTTCAATCCGGTAGAGGGATTAAGATTAAGAATAGGTGGCCGGACTACGGAATCTTTGAGCAAGAGATTCTTTGCCGAGTCATATGCTGCATATGGATTTAAAGATGAAAAATGGAAGTATTTCTTAAGTGGAACCTATTCATTGAACAATAAATCAGTGTATACATTTCCAATGCACTATATCCGTGCGTCATTCCAACGGGATACAAAGATTCCTGGGCAAAATCTAGAATTTGTACAGGAGGACAACTTCTTACTTTCATTCAAACGTGGTGAGAATGAGCGCTATTTGTACAATGATATTTATCGCTTGGAGTATAAACGGGAATTTGAAAATAACCTTTCTTACACTGCAGGATTCACGAAATGGAAACAACAACCTGCGGGGATTCTAACTTATCAAATGATAGGTGACAACGGGGAATCGAAGATCTTCAATGCACTCAATACAACCGAGGTATCCGTGGGTCTTAGGTGGGCACCACATGAGCAGTATTATCAGGGAAAGTTATATCGTACACCAATATTTAATAAATATCCGATATTCACGCTCAACTATACAGGTGGTTTTAAAGGTATGTTGGATGGCGAATACAACTACCACAATTTTACGGCAGGTGTATTCAAAAGATTCTATTTATCCCAGTTGGGCTATGCAGATGTCAATATGGAAGGAACGTATATTGCTGGAAACGAAATCCCGTTTCCCTTGTTGACCATACATCGTGCGAACCAGACCTATGCATATCAGCTAAATTCATTCAACTTGATGAACTTTATGGAGTTTGTGAGCGATCATTCTGCGTCGGCAAATATCCAATACTATATGAACGGTTTTATTCTTAACAAAATCCCGCTCATCAAAAAATTGAAGTGGAGAGAGGTATTTAGCTTTAAAGCAGTATATGGTGGGCTTCGGGATGAAAACAATCCAGCTTTTACCAACAAGGTATTTACATTTCAAAAGAATGAAGAGGGGGTGCCTATCTCCTACACGTTTGCAGATGGCCGTCCTTATATGGAGGCAAGTGTTG
- a CDS encoding DMT family transporter, producing the protein MFRKKLISPILLGVISALFFATTFVLNRTMSLGGGHWIWSAALRFLWMLPMLWVLVAARKGIAPLLHEIKKNLSAWLIWSTVGFGIFYSTLTFGAKFGPSWLVASTFETTIIFGMLLAPLLSPRVTSKIAGASLLFSALIILGIALMQISHAQFASWTEVLTGTIPVLIAAVAYPLGNRKMMLIIDGKLDAYQRTLGMTICSLPFWIFLGIIAFVQDGIPSSGQLTQTFVVALSSGVIATVLFFTATDRVRNDPHKLAAVEATQSMEVIFALLGEVLILKSDFPDSYSILGMALVILGMLLHSRK; encoded by the coding sequence ATGTTTAGGAAAAAACTGATTTCGCCAATTCTATTAGGGGTGATATCCGCCTTGTTTTTTGCAACCACTTTTGTCTTGAATAGGACGATGTCATTAGGGGGTGGCCATTGGATATGGTCCGCCGCTCTTCGCTTTTTGTGGATGCTCCCCATGCTATGGGTATTGGTCGCTGCGAGAAAAGGGATAGCCCCTTTGTTGCACGAGATTAAGAAAAACCTTTCCGCCTGGTTGATATGGAGCACGGTAGGATTTGGGATATTTTACAGCACACTTACGTTTGGTGCTAAATTTGGGCCTTCATGGTTGGTAGCGAGCACTTTTGAGACAACTATCATATTCGGGATGTTGTTGGCCCCACTCCTTAGTCCCCGCGTCACTTCTAAAATTGCTGGTGCATCACTGTTATTTTCAGCGTTGATCATACTGGGTATTGCACTTATGCAAATCAGCCATGCCCAGTTTGCTAGTTGGACGGAAGTATTGACGGGGACTATACCCGTATTGATCGCAGCTGTAGCTTATCCATTGGGGAATCGAAAAATGATGCTAATCATCGATGGAAAATTGGATGCTTATCAACGCACACTTGGGATGACAATATGTAGTTTGCCATTTTGGATTTTCCTAGGCATCATAGCCTTTGTACAAGATGGGATTCCGTCCTCTGGACAGTTGACACAGACTTTTGTGGTAGCACTCTCCTCTGGAGTCATTGCGACTGTGCTATTCTTCACGGCCACCGACCGTGTCAGAAACGACCCTCACAAACTCGCGGCAGTAGAAGCCACACAATCCATGGAAGTCATATTTGCGCTATTGGGAGAAGTCCTAATCTTAAAAAGTGATTTTCCAGATTCCTATTCTATACTGGGAATGGCTTTGGTTATTCTAGGAATGCTGCTCCACAGTCGAAAATGA
- the fabV gene encoding enoyl-ACP reductase FabV — translation MIIQPRTRGFICLTSHPEGSAQNIKNQIEYVKSKGTIANGPKKVLVIGASTGFGIASRITAAFGSGAATIGVFFEKPAAEGKPGTAGWYNSAAFEKEAQAAGLYAKSINGDAFSDEVKKETIELIKKDLGQVDLIVYSLASPRRTNPRNGVSYASVLKPIDQPFTDKTVDFHTGVVSDISIQPVENKDDIENTVAVMGGEDWKFWIEDLKAAGVLAEGVKTVAYSYIGPQLTYPIYRNGTIGRAKDHLEATVPVLNNLLKDLNGVSYVSVNKALVTQSSSAIPVVPLYISLLYKVMKEKGIHEGTIEQMQRLFAERLYTGEAIATDEKGRIRVDDLEMREDVQEAVAELWGQVSTENLSQISDIQGYRDEFFNLFGFNFDGIDYEADTNEVVNVPSIEK, via the coding sequence ATGATCATACAACCAAGAACAAGAGGATTTATTTGTTTGACATCTCACCCAGAGGGTAGTGCGCAAAACATTAAGAATCAAATAGAATATGTGAAATCAAAAGGTACAATCGCTAATGGTCCCAAAAAAGTATTGGTCATCGGCGCTTCTACTGGATTTGGCATAGCTTCTCGTATTACAGCAGCGTTTGGTTCAGGAGCAGCTACGATCGGTGTATTTTTTGAAAAACCAGCTGCAGAAGGAAAACCAGGTACAGCAGGTTGGTACAATTCAGCTGCCTTTGAGAAAGAAGCCCAAGCCGCTGGATTATATGCAAAAAGTATCAATGGAGATGCTTTTTCGGACGAAGTCAAGAAGGAAACCATTGAGTTGATTAAAAAAGATTTAGGTCAAGTTGATTTGATTGTGTATTCTTTAGCGTCACCGAGACGCACCAATCCAAGGAATGGTGTAAGTTATGCATCTGTCCTTAAGCCGATTGATCAACCATTTACCGATAAAACGGTTGATTTTCATACTGGAGTAGTTTCGGATATCTCCATTCAACCAGTTGAAAATAAAGACGATATCGAGAATACGGTAGCTGTTATGGGTGGGGAAGACTGGAAATTCTGGATTGAAGATTTGAAGGCTGCCGGCGTACTGGCTGAAGGAGTCAAAACAGTAGCTTATTCTTACATCGGTCCACAATTGACCTATCCAATTTACCGGAATGGGACGATTGGTAGAGCAAAGGATCATTTGGAAGCTACCGTCCCGGTTCTTAATAACCTTTTGAAGGATCTTAATGGAGTTTCGTATGTATCGGTCAATAAGGCCCTGGTCACACAGTCTAGCTCAGCTATACCCGTAGTCCCACTTTATATCTCCTTACTTTACAAAGTGATGAAAGAGAAGGGCATCCATGAAGGTACTATCGAACAGATGCAACGTTTGTTTGCCGAGCGCTTGTACACTGGTGAGGCCATTGCTACTGACGAGAAAGGACGTATCCGAGTAGACGATCTGGAAATGCGCGAAGATGTCCAGGAAGCTGTAGCCGAGTTATGGGGACAGGTTTCTACTGAAAATCTAAGTCAGATAAGTGATATACAGGGTTATAGAGACGAGTTCTTTAACCTGTTTGGATTCAATTTTGATGGTATTGATTACGAAGCTGACACCAACGAGGTTGTCAATGTACCGAGTATAGAAAAGTAA